A part of Anolis carolinensis isolate JA03-04 unplaced genomic scaffold, rAnoCar3.1.pri scaffold_10, whole genome shotgun sequence genomic DNA contains:
- the kptn gene encoding KICSTOR complex protein kaptin produces MEVSTGCPFSEDSFTRFSSQSNVYGLAALPGQEDPSCGAGKGQEEMEGVAGGLLAATLKGKVIHFRYQDLRQKLRPVARELQFTYIPVDAEIVSIDTFNKSPPKRGLVVGITFIKDSGDKASPFLNIYCDYEPGSEYNLDSIAQSCLNLELQFTPFQLYHAEVQVGGQPETVFLLSGNDPAIHLYKENEELHQFEEQPVENLFPELKELPSNVLWLDVYNIPNSGKRLTAFGCQSGYVRVAHVEHSSQVVLQSWSIQQDGPISKVLVFAQPMGSCLEDLSGTTPVNGSISSHAQSYSVLVTSTIELSVVYRNVLQRGLEDQLILPLSDHYDSVICALVTDIDFDYEPEILLGTYGQELLCYKYRLSKGQSAGISRYPSCSQSEGEFHLLWQRTFPSPLLSMEYVDLTYDGLCELAVVCLKGLHILQHSLTQVAQCLLERLRLKVANQKAQESTAAHLQDPKAEDEKDSKE; encoded by the exons aTGGAGGTTTCCACAGGCTGCCCGTTTTCGGAGGATAGCTTCACCCGCTTCTCGTCGCAGAGCAACGTCTATGGGCTGGCGGCGTTGCCAGGGCAGGAGGACCCCTCTTGTGGGGCAGGGAAAGGGCAAGAGGAGATGGAGGGAGTCGCTGGGGGGCTCCTGGCTGCCACCCTGAAGGGCAAAGTGATTCACTTCCGCTACCAAGACCTGAGGCAGAAGCTGAGGCCGGTTGCcagggagttacagttcacctacatcccaG ttgaTGCTGAGATTGTGTCTATTGACACTTTCAACAAGTCGCCCCCTAAAAGGGGCCTAGTGGTGGGGATTACCTTCATTAAA GATTCTGGAGACAAGGCCAGTCCCTTCCTCAATATTTATTGTGACTATGAACCAGGCTCAGAATATAACCTAGATTCCATTGCAC AGAGCTGCTTGAACCTGGAGTTGCAGTTTACCCCTTTCCAGCTCTATCATGCAGA AGTTCAGGTTGGTGGCCAGCCAGAGACGGTCTTCCTTCTGAGTGGGAATGACCCTGCTATTCACTTATACAAAGAG AATGAAGAATTGCACCAGTTTGAGGAGCAGCCGGTAGAGAACCTCTTTCCCGAACTCAAAGAGCTGCCAAGCAA TGTGTTGTGGCTGGATGTATACAACATCCCGAACTCAGGGAAGCGCCTCACAGCCTTTGGCTGCCAGAGTGGCTATGTCCGAGTCGCCCATGTTGAACACTCCAGCCAAG TGGTCCTGCAGAGTTGGAGCATCCAGCAAGATGGGCCCATTTCCAAAGTGCTGGTCTTTGCCCAGCCCATGGGATCCTGTCTGGAAGATCTCTCTGGAACCACACCTGTAAATG GTAGCATTAGCAGCCATGCTCAGAGCTACAGTGTCCTTGTAACCAGCACTATTGAGCTATCGGTTGTCTACAG AAATGTCTTACAGCGGGGCCTTGAAGACCAGTTGATCCTGCCTTTGAGTGATCACTATGACAGTGTGATCTGTGCCCTTGTGACTGATATTGACTTTGACTATGAGCCTGAGATCCTCCTTGGCACTTATGGACAG GAGCTTTTGTGCTACAAGTATCGGCTCTCAAAAGGCCAGTCAGCTGGCATATCAAGATACCCTTCCTGCAGTCAGTCTGAAGGGGAGTTTCACCTACTCTGGCAGCGCACTTTCCCCAGTCCGCTCTTGTCCATGGAATATGTGGACCTCACCTACGATGGGCTTTGTGAGCTGGCGGTGGTGTGCTTGAAGGGGCTGCATATTCTCCAG CACAGCCTCACACAGGTAGCCCAGTGTCTCTTAGAACGGCTTCGGTTGAAAGTGGCAAACCAGAAGGCCCAGGAGAGCACTGCTGCGCACCTCCAGGATCCCAAAGCTGAGGAcgagaaagattcaaaagagtGA